The window AAAAATACTGGTTTGGATATTGTTATTATCACAGGTGACAGAGATACTCTTCAGTTGCTCGACAAAAATGTAGTTGTGAAGATTGTTTCAACAAAATTTGATAAAACAGTAGAAGATTTGTACACTGTGGAAAATATTAAAGAAAAATATGGGGTTTGGGCAAATCAAGTGCCTGATTATAAAGCTCTTGTTGGAGATCAATCGGATAACATTCCCGGGGTAAAAGGAATTGGTGAAAAGAGTGCGCAGAAGCTTTTGGAGGAATACTCATCTTTGGAAGAAATATACCAAAATTTAGATAAAATTAAGGGTTCTATCCGTGAAAAGTTGGAAGCAGGAAAAGACATGGCATTTTTGTCCAAACGCTTAGCAACAATTGTATGTGATTTACCACTAAATGTTAAACTTGAAGATTTGAGAACAAAAGAATGGAACAAGGAAAGGCTATATGAGATTTTGGTCCAGTTGGAGTTCAAAAGCATAATAAAACGGCTAGGGCTATCAGAAGTGGTTCAATTTGAATTTGTTCAGCAACGAACTGATATCCCTGACGTAGAGAAAAAAGAGCTTGAAAGCATTTCACAAATAATAGCAAAAGAGATTCCATTAATGTTTGTACCGGATGAAAAGTGTTTTTATTTGTATGATCAAGAAAGTAATACTGTGTTTGTAACCAAAGATAGACATATGATAGAAAAAATTTTACAAAGCGAAGCCGTGAAAATCGTATATGATTTAAAAAGTATATTTCATGAACTTAATTTGAAAGATACGAATAATGTTAAAAATTGTGAGGATGTAATGATTGCTTCTTATGTTCTTGATAGTACAAGGAGTTCATATAATATAGAAACATTGTTTGTATCCTACTTAAACACCGATATAGAAGCTGTTAAAAAGGATAAAAAGATGGTTTCGGTAGTCCTGTTAAAACGATTATGGGATGAACTTTCAAGATTGATTGATTTAAATTCATGCAGGTTTGTGTATGAAAACATAGAACGTCCTCTTATTCCAATTCTATACGAGATGGAAAAAGCAGGGTTTAAGGTAGACAGAGATGTCCTGCTCCAGTATACCAAGGAGATTGAAAGCAAAATATTAAAACTTGAAACGCAGATATACCAAATTGCAGGTGAGTGGTTTAATATAAACTCGCCCAAACAGCTTTCTTACATTTTATTTGAAAAGTTAAAACTTCCTGTGATCAAGAAGACAAAAACAGGATACTCCACCGATGCCGAGGTTTTAGAAGAGCTTTTTGACAAACATGAAATAGTTCCTCTTATTCTGGACTACAGGATGTATACCAAGATACTAACAACCTATTGTCAGGGATTACTCCAGGCAATAAATCCTTCTTCCGGCAGGGTTCATACAACATTTATTCAAACAGGTACAGCAACAGGAAGGCTTGCGAGTAGCGATCCTAATTTGCAAAATATACCTGTGAAATATGACGAGGGAAAGTTGATAAGAAAAGTTTTTGTAGCTGAAGAAGGGCATGTACTGATTGATGCGGATTATTCCCAAATTGAGTTGAGGATACTTGCCCATATTTCTGAAGATGAAAGACTTATAAATGCTTTCAAAAACAATGTTGACATCCATTCACAGACAGCAGCTGAGATTTTTGGAGTAGACATAGCTGATGTTACTCCACAGATGAGAAGTCAAGCAAAAGCAGTAAATTTTGGTATAATTTATGGAATTTCTGATTATGGTCTTGCAAGGGATATTAAGATTTCCAGGAAAGAAGCTGCAGAATTTATA is drawn from Caldicellulosiruptor diazotrophicus and contains these coding sequences:
- the polA gene encoding DNA polymerase I — encoded protein: MKLVIFDGNSILYRAFFALPELTTLSNIPTNAIYGFVNVLLKYLEQESPDYVAVAFDKKGRQARKSEYEEYKANRKPMPDNLQVQIPYVREILYALNIPIVEFEGFEADDVIGTLVNKFKNTGLDIVIITGDRDTLQLLDKNVVVKIVSTKFDKTVEDLYTVENIKEKYGVWANQVPDYKALVGDQSDNIPGVKGIGEKSAQKLLEEYSSLEEIYQNLDKIKGSIREKLEAGKDMAFLSKRLATIVCDLPLNVKLEDLRTKEWNKERLYEILVQLEFKSIIKRLGLSEVVQFEFVQQRTDIPDVEKKELESISQIIAKEIPLMFVPDEKCFYLYDQESNTVFVTKDRHMIEKILQSEAVKIVYDLKSIFHELNLKDTNNVKNCEDVMIASYVLDSTRSSYNIETLFVSYLNTDIEAVKKDKKMVSVVLLKRLWDELSRLIDLNSCRFVYENIERPLIPILYEMEKAGFKVDRDVLLQYTKEIESKILKLETQIYQIAGEWFNINSPKQLSYILFEKLKLPVIKKTKTGYSTDAEVLEELFDKHEIVPLILDYRMYTKILTTYCQGLLQAINPSSGRVHTTFIQTGTATGRLASSDPNLQNIPVKYDEGKLIRKVFVAEEGHVLIDADYSQIELRILAHISEDERLINAFKNNVDIHSQTAAEIFGVDIADVTPQMRSQAKAVNFGIIYGISDYGLARDIKISRKEAAEFINRYFERYPKVKEYLDNIIKFARDNGYVLTLFSRRRYVKDIKSANRNARSYAERIAMNSPVQGSAADIMKLAMIKVYQKLKKNNLKSKVIMQVHDELLIEAPYEEKDIVKRIVKREMENAVALKVPLVVEVKEGLNWYETK